The proteins below are encoded in one region of Bacillota bacterium:
- the spoIVB gene encoding SpoIVB peptidase: MAKGATAEDRRGAKEHCMAKERRVLEKSFILFALFVFTLAGFAVRPLAELPDELDLVAGQPHDLRLPPGVWGYLDSPGQVRGTASHPQSMAAWLTGGSRLTLDPRGEGKARLEFRLLGVLPVRSVLVSIMPDTRVMVGGQSIGVVVSSRGVVVTGLRPVRTVAGLRSPAQEAGILPGDIILSAGGLPVRDEADLVRCVERAGESGQPLELEVERDDRHFKVSVTPVGLPDGTYRIGLAVRDGTAGVGTLTMWDPITMRFAALGHLVTDTETGRPVRLEEGHIVLAGIVAVHEGRRGQPGEKVGVFLPELDVLGRIERNTGCGIVGTLTRSLSNSLYPGPVPLAAAATVREGPAQVLTVVDDQTIESFQAQIQKVWVDRRYEGKGMVVRITDPRLRQLTGGIVQGMSGSPVIQDGRLVGAVTHVFVNDPARGYGVLAQWMWEEMAGTAAVRAP; this comes from the coding sequence ATGGCAAAAGGAGCGACGGCGGAAGATCGCCGCGGGGCGAAAGAGCATTGCATGGCGAAAGAACGCCGCGTGCTGGAGAAGAGCTTCATCCTGTTTGCCCTTTTCGTGTTCACGCTGGCCGGCTTTGCCGTCCGCCCGCTGGCCGAGTTGCCTGACGAGCTGGACCTGGTAGCCGGGCAGCCCCACGACCTGCGCCTGCCCCCGGGGGTATGGGGCTACCTGGACTCTCCGGGTCAGGTGCGGGGTACCGCCAGCCATCCCCAGAGCATGGCCGCCTGGCTGACAGGTGGCTCCCGGCTCACCCTCGATCCCCGGGGCGAAGGAAAGGCTCGCCTGGAGTTCCGCCTCCTGGGCGTGTTGCCGGTGCGCTCGGTTCTGGTGAGTATAATGCCCGACACCAGGGTGATGGTGGGGGGCCAGTCCATCGGCGTGGTGGTTTCCAGCCGGGGCGTGGTGGTCACGGGCCTCAGGCCGGTGCGCACGGTGGCGGGACTGCGTTCGCCCGCTCAGGAAGCCGGTATCCTGCCCGGCGACATCATCCTGAGTGCGGGAGGCCTGCCGGTTCGTGATGAGGCAGACCTGGTGCGCTGTGTGGAGCGGGCGGGAGAGAGCGGGCAACCCCTGGAGCTGGAAGTGGAGCGAGACGACCGCCATTTCAAGGTGAGCGTGACCCCGGTGGGCCTGCCGGACGGTACCTACCGCATCGGCCTGGCCGTGCGGGACGGCACGGCGGGAGTGGGTACCCTCACCATGTGGGATCCCATCACCATGCGTTTTGCCGCCCTGGGACACCTGGTGACAGACACGGAAACGGGACGGCCCGTGCGCCTGGAGGAGGGCCACATCGTGCTGGCCGGGATCGTGGCCGTGCACGAGGGCCGGCGGGGCCAGCCCGGTGAGAAGGTGGGCGTCTTCCTCCCCGAACTGGACGTTCTGGGCCGCATCGAACGGAACACCGGATGCGGTATCGTGGGCACCCTGACCCGCTCCCTCAGCAATTCCCTTTACCCCGGCCCCGTGCCCCTGGCTGCGGCCGCCACCGTACGTGAGGGACCGGCCCAGGTCCTGACCGTGGTGGACGACCAGACCATTGAGTCCTTCCAGGCGCAGATCCAGAAGGTGTGGGTGGACCGGCGCTACGAGGGTAAGGGGATGGTGGTACGCATCACCGACCCCCGCCTGCGCCAGCTGACGGGCGGGATCGTCCAGGGCATGAGCGGCAGTCCCGTCATCCAGGACGGGCGCCTGGTGGGAGCGGTCACCCACGTCTTCGTCAACGATCCCGCCCGCGGGTACGGAGTGCTGGCCCAGTGGATGTGGGAGGAGATGGCCGGGACCGCTGCCGTCCGCGCCCCCTGA
- the recN gene encoding DNA repair protein RecN — protein MLRELYIENLAIIGRVRLSLDAGLNVLTGETGAGKSIVIDALELVLGGRASPETIRAGEDRLLVEALFEIDAHRHPRAAAALGEMGWSPGELVLTREVQRGGRSSCRINGRPATVAMVRSLTRSLVELHGQHEHQLLLDRASHLDFLDGFAGAGSLRQDLEESYRRWKRLGEDLEELRSSARERTRRLDLLDFQIREIDGARLRDGEEEELLRQRQVLAAAEKLVGAARQVYDLLYGGAEGSGHDRLALAAGLLAEASRVDDSLRPLAAQTEELLAAVDEVAREVAAYADRVELDPARLAQVEARLAAIDTLKRKYADTVAGILAFRQEAARQRDALLHGDESARELERELGAVEARLVALADQLSSARAQAATGLAERVTAELQELAMASARFVVGVEQREDPGGLPCAGRWLAIGPHGVDQVEFLFTANPGDPPRPLERVASGGELARVMLALKTVLADLDGIPTLVFDEVDAGIGGHAAHVLGVKLARVARHRQVVVVTHLAPVAAFARHHLVVHKTVRDGRADVEVEVLVDEDLRVQELARMVGGARITREALDHARRLRQEAAPHGQEAAPQG, from the coding sequence GTGCTCAGGGAGCTTTACATAGAGAACCTGGCTATCATAGGCCGGGTCCGGCTGAGTCTGGACGCCGGCCTCAATGTGCTCACTGGGGAGACGGGGGCCGGAAAGTCCATCGTCATTGACGCCCTGGAGCTGGTGCTGGGAGGTCGGGCTTCCCCGGAGACGATCCGCGCGGGAGAAGACCGCCTGCTGGTGGAAGCCTTGTTTGAGATCGACGCCCATCGCCACCCGCGGGCGGCCGCCGCCCTGGGGGAAATGGGTTGGAGTCCGGGCGAGCTGGTGCTCACCCGGGAGGTACAGCGGGGCGGGCGTTCGTCCTGTCGCATCAACGGTCGTCCCGCCACGGTGGCCATGGTGCGGTCCCTCACCCGCAGCCTGGTGGAGCTCCACGGCCAGCACGAGCACCAGCTTCTCCTGGACCGCGCCAGCCATCTGGATTTCCTGGACGGCTTTGCCGGAGCCGGTTCCCTCAGACAGGATCTGGAGGAATCGTACCGGCGCTGGAAGAGATTGGGCGAGGATCTGGAAGAACTGCGTTCGTCAGCCCGGGAACGGACTCGCCGGCTTGACCTGCTCGACTTTCAGATACGGGAAATAGACGGGGCCCGTTTGCGGGACGGGGAAGAAGAGGAGTTGCTCAGGCAGCGCCAGGTGCTGGCGGCAGCGGAGAAGCTGGTGGGGGCCGCCCGGCAGGTCTACGATCTGCTCTACGGAGGGGCGGAGGGGAGCGGGCACGATCGCCTGGCGCTGGCAGCGGGCCTGCTGGCGGAGGCTTCCCGCGTGGATGACTCCCTCCGTCCCCTGGCCGCGCAAACAGAGGAGCTGCTGGCGGCGGTGGACGAGGTGGCGCGCGAGGTGGCCGCCTACGCGGACCGGGTGGAACTGGACCCCGCCCGTCTCGCCCAGGTAGAGGCGCGCCTGGCGGCCATAGACACGTTGAAACGCAAATACGCCGACACGGTAGCCGGCATCCTGGCTTTTCGCCAGGAGGCGGCCAGGCAGAGGGATGCCCTCCTGCACGGGGATGAGTCCGCCCGGGAGCTGGAGCGGGAATTGGGTGCGGTGGAGGCCCGCCTGGTGGCCCTGGCGGACCAGCTTTCGTCCGCACGCGCCCAGGCAGCCACCGGACTTGCCGAGCGCGTTACCGCCGAGCTGCAGGAGCTCGCCATGGCCTCGGCCCGGTTCGTCGTGGGGGTGGAGCAGCGGGAGGACCCGGGCGGGCTCCCCTGTGCGGGGCGGTGGTTGGCCATTGGCCCCCACGGTGTGGACCAGGTGGAGTTCCTGTTCACCGCCAACCCGGGCGATCCCCCCCGTCCCCTGGAGAGAGTGGCTTCGGGGGGAGAGCTAGCCCGGGTGATGCTGGCTTTGAAGACCGTCCTGGCCGACCTGGACGGCATACCCACCCTGGTATTCGACGAGGTGGACGCCGGTATCGGGGGGCACGCGGCCCACGTGCTGGGAGTCAAGCTAGCCCGGGTGGCCCGGCACCGGCAGGTGGTGGTGGTCACCCACCTGGCGCCCGTGGCCGCATTTGCCCGTCATCACCTGGTCGTACACAAGACCGTTCGCGACGGACGCGCAGACGTCGAAGTTGAGGTGTTGGTAGACGAAGACCTGCGCGTCCAGGAACTGGCGCGCATGGTGGGGGGAGCCCGCATTACCAGGGAAGCCCTCGATCACGCCCGCCGCCTGCGCCAGGAAGCCGCGCCGCACGGGCAGGAAGCGGCTCCGCAGGGATAA
- the argR gene encoding arginine repressor: MKARRQMKILEVIRARPVETQEELAQELRKLGIPVTQATVSRDIKDLNLVKVPTGDGRQRYAFPQDQVIAGHTDRLRRVLRDSVLDLDVSENLIVVKCLSGAAPAVGEALDNLRWQEIVGTVAGDNTVLVVIRGRERGQSLVERLRQLIE, encoded by the coding sequence ATGAAGGCGCGGCGCCAGATGAAAATCCTGGAGGTCATCCGGGCGCGCCCTGTGGAGACTCAGGAGGAGCTGGCCCAGGAGCTGCGCAAGCTCGGTATCCCCGTCACCCAGGCCACGGTTTCCCGCGACATCAAGGATCTCAACCTGGTAAAGGTGCCCACGGGGGATGGCCGGCAGCGTTACGCCTTTCCCCAGGATCAGGTGATAGCCGGTCATACCGACCGTTTGCGTAGAGTGCTGCGGGACAGTGTGCTTGACCTGGATGTATCGGAGAACCTGATCGTGGTCAAGTGCCTGAGCGGGGCGGCACCCGCCGTGGGAGAGGCCCTGGACAACCTGCGGTGGCAGGAGATCGTGGGCACCGTGGCCGGGGATAACACGGTCCTGGTGGTGATCCGCGGACGCGAACGGGGCCAGTCCCTGGTGGAACGGCTGCGGCAACTCATCGAGTAG
- a CDS encoding NAD(+)/NADH kinase yields MRRAGIYPNLEKPGALEVTRRLVRWLEDRGIAVLLPREVALLLARPDLGGDVPAWARDAELLIVLGGDGTLLQAARAVAQAETPILGVNLGHLGFLTEVEVPQLWEVLPRIVAGEYEVEERMMLQTRVLRSGAEAARFLALNEVVVSKGVFARLIRLELLIGGRPVEVYWSDGLIIATPTGSTAYSLSAGGPIVSPQLEVLIITPICPHTLYARSLVISQREQVRVRVWATHRELALTIDGQRGYRLEPGDELEVSKAAETARLIRQKGWSFYEVLRRKLKEGPKGEGAGAGNDEREQK; encoded by the coding sequence GTGCGGCGGGCAGGCATTTACCCCAATCTGGAGAAACCAGGCGCCCTGGAAGTCACCCGTCGCCTGGTGAGGTGGCTGGAGGACAGGGGGATTGCGGTCCTGCTCCCCCGGGAGGTCGCCCTCCTGCTCGCCCGCCCGGACCTGGGCGGGGATGTGCCCGCCTGGGCCCGGGACGCGGAGTTGCTGATTGTCCTGGGTGGGGACGGTACCCTGCTGCAGGCGGCGCGGGCGGTCGCCCAGGCGGAGACCCCCATCCTGGGTGTCAACCTGGGGCACCTGGGATTCCTCACCGAGGTGGAAGTGCCCCAGTTGTGGGAGGTGCTGCCCCGCATCGTGGCGGGCGAGTACGAGGTCGAGGAGCGCATGATGCTCCAAACCCGGGTGTTGCGCTCGGGCGCCGAAGCAGCCCGCTTTCTGGCCCTCAACGAGGTGGTGGTGTCCAAGGGGGTGTTCGCCCGCCTGATCCGCCTGGAGTTGCTGATCGGGGGGCGCCCGGTGGAGGTGTACTGGTCGGACGGGCTCATCATCGCCACGCCCACGGGCTCCACGGCATACTCCCTGTCCGCGGGCGGCCCCATCGTCAGTCCTCAGCTGGAAGTCCTGATCATCACTCCCATCTGCCCCCACACCCTGTACGCCCGCTCCCTGGTGATCTCCCAGCGCGAGCAGGTGCGGGTGCGGGTCTGGGCCACCCACCGGGAACTGGCCCTCACCATCGACGGGCAGCGGGGCTACCGGCTGGAACCGGGGGACGAGTTGGAGGTGAGCAAAGCGGCGGAAACGGCCCGGCTCATCAGGCAAAAGGGTTGGAGTTTCTACGAAGTGTTGCGCCGCAAGCTGAAGGAGGGACCCAAAGGAGAGGGCGCAGGAGCAGGAAATGACGAAAGAGAGCAGAAGTAA
- the dxs gene encoding 1-deoxy-D-xylulose-5-phosphate synthase: MVLESVRGPEDLKGLSARQLEGLAAELRSLITAVTSRSGGHVGPSLGAVELALAVHSVFSSPRDVIIWDVGHQAYAHKILTGRREAFSSLRQKGGISGYPERGESEHDHFGTGHASTSVSAAMGFAKARDLGVQPRQVVAILGDGALTGGLAYEAMNHAGQDGTHLIVILNDNSMSISPNVGAMARYLARLRSAASYRGAKARIKKILERVGPVDLIGAVERIKGSIKYLLLPGIFFETLGFTYLGPVDGHDIAGLQEVLRQARDLDGPVLVHAVTRKGRGYGPAEAEPSVFHGPGPYDLETGRVRPGNGTTWSQAFGAIACQMAEADPRVVAITAAMRDGTGLGEFARRFPNRFFDVGIAEGHAVTFAAGLAAGGMRPLVAIYSTFLQRAYDQVVHDVARQGLPVALCLDRAGVVGEDGSTHQGLYDLAYLRHIPGMTVACPRDVPDLKALLQLGLQMDGPLAVRYPRAVTPARLGDSDRQIPGVGQGELLRAGNDVLLLGVGTMVEVALAAARLLEWEGIRAAVIDARFVKPLDESLVLEWAARTGRVVTAEEHVCQGGFGSAVLEALARAGLRVTVKVLGIPDEHVPHGARAEWLEHYGLTPQGVAQVARGLVSRHRAAAGGEA, from the coding sequence GTGGTTCTGGAAAGCGTCAGGGGTCCCGAGGATCTCAAGGGGTTGAGCGCGCGCCAACTGGAAGGCCTGGCCGCCGAGCTGAGGTCCCTCATCACCGCAGTGACCTCGCGTAGCGGCGGACACGTAGGCCCCAGCCTGGGGGCAGTGGAGCTCGCCCTGGCGGTTCATTCTGTTTTTTCCAGCCCTCGCGACGTCATCATATGGGATGTGGGGCACCAGGCATATGCCCATAAGATTCTCACCGGACGCCGGGAAGCCTTTTCCTCCCTGCGGCAGAAGGGCGGTATTTCCGGCTATCCCGAACGCGGAGAGTCCGAACACGACCATTTCGGCACCGGCCACGCTTCCACGTCCGTGTCGGCGGCCATGGGATTTGCCAAGGCCCGCGACCTCGGGGTCCAGCCCCGCCAGGTGGTGGCCATCCTGGGGGACGGTGCCCTCACCGGCGGGCTGGCCTACGAGGCCATGAACCACGCCGGCCAGGACGGTACGCACCTGATCGTAATCCTCAATGACAACTCCATGTCCATATCGCCCAACGTGGGCGCCATGGCCCGCTACCTGGCCAGGCTGCGCTCGGCGGCCTCCTACCGGGGAGCCAAGGCCCGCATCAAGAAGATCCTGGAGCGGGTGGGGCCGGTGGACCTGATCGGGGCGGTGGAACGGATCAAGGGCAGCATCAAGTACCTCCTCCTGCCGGGCATATTCTTCGAAACCCTAGGATTCACATACCTGGGTCCGGTGGACGGCCACGATATCGCCGGCCTCCAGGAGGTGCTGCGGCAGGCCCGGGATCTGGACGGCCCCGTGCTGGTGCATGCGGTTACTCGCAAGGGGCGCGGGTACGGTCCGGCGGAGGCGGAACCCAGTGTCTTCCACGGGCCCGGTCCCTACGATCTGGAGACGGGACGCGTCAGACCGGGAAACGGCACCACGTGGAGCCAGGCATTCGGGGCCATCGCCTGCCAGATGGCGGAAGCCGATCCCCGGGTGGTCGCCATCACCGCGGCCATGCGGGATGGCACGGGACTGGGGGAATTTGCCCGGCGCTTCCCGAACCGGTTCTTCGACGTGGGCATCGCCGAGGGCCATGCCGTAACCTTTGCCGCCGGGCTGGCCGCCGGCGGTATGCGGCCCCTGGTGGCGATATATTCTACTTTTCTGCAGCGGGCATACGACCAGGTGGTGCACGATGTGGCCAGGCAGGGGCTTCCCGTCGCACTCTGCCTGGATCGGGCCGGGGTGGTGGGAGAAGACGGCTCCACCCACCAGGGCCTGTACGACCTCGCCTATCTGCGCCACATCCCGGGCATGACAGTGGCGTGCCCGCGGGACGTGCCCGACCTGAAGGCTCTCCTGCAACTGGGACTGCAGATGGACGGTCCCCTGGCCGTGCGTTACCCGCGCGCCGTGACCCCGGCCCGGCTCGGTGATTCCGACCGGCAGATCCCGGGCGTGGGACAGGGTGAGTTGCTGCGGGCGGGCAACGACGTCCTCCTCCTGGGAGTGGGCACGATGGTGGAGGTGGCTCTGGCGGCGGCTCGGCTGCTGGAGTGGGAGGGCATCCGGGCGGCCGTGATCGACGCCCGCTTCGTGAAGCCCCTCGACGAATCCCTGGTGCTGGAGTGGGCTGCCCGCACGGGACGCGTGGTCACCGCAGAGGAGCATGTATGCCAGGGGGGATTCGGAAGTGCCGTGCTGGAGGCCCTGGCCCGCGCCGGCCTGCGGGTCACGGTGAAGGTGCTGGGCATCCCCGACGAGCACGTGCCCCACGGCGCCCGGGCGGAGTGGCTGGAGCACTATGGCCTCACTCCGCAGGGGGTGGCCCAGGTCGCCCGAGGGCTGGTTTCCCGCCACCGGGCAGCAGCCGGCGGGGAGGCATGA